The Oleispira antarctica RB-8 genome contains the following window.
CACTGCAAGAAGCGTGTTTTGAGCAAGGCGCAATCATTCCGCTAAGTTGTGAAAACGGCGTGTGCCAAATCTGCGAAGCCAAACTGCTGTCTGGCACCGTTGACCAGCGTCAGGGTTATCAGGTCGAGCAGAAAAAAGGTGAAATACTTGAGTCTCCTAATCAGGTATTATTATGTTTAACTTATCCGTTATCTGATTTAGAGATTTTTATGCCAGAGATTTATGCACCCGGACACTCGCCAGAACAGACTCTTGCTTGCCAAGTGTCTAGCGTCGAGGCCTTAAATGCATCGGTTTACCGCATTGAGCTACTAGCCCCTGCGGGCAGTAAGCTCGACTATTTGCCAGGCCAGTATTTAGAATTACACCTTGCCGATCAGCAGCTTCCCTACTCAATCGCCAATGCCCCAGATCCTAAGCAACCACGTCGATTAGAATTACAAATTTCTGATCATAACGACGTAACTGCAAATATTATTGCAGAGCTAAGCCAAGCCGCTGAAAATCGCAGTACGGTAAAAGTGACTCTAGCAAAAGGCGAGTGTTTCTTAAAAGAGTTGCCAAAACAGCCCATTTTATTAGTCTGCGCAGGCACCGGATTCTCGCAAATTAAATGCTTAGCAGAAGCGATTTTGGCCCAAGATCCTGAGCACGAAATTCACCTGTATTGGTCAAATCGTTCGCTAGATGAATTCTATTTATACGATACGCCAAAACATTGGGCTGATGAGTTCACCAATTTCACATTCCATCCTGTATTAGAAGCGGGTATTGATAGCTGGCAAGGTCGTGCGGGTTGGATTTATGAAATAATTCATGAAGACTTTAATGATCTAAAGAATGTACAGATGTATGCCTGCGGTTCACCAAATATGGTGCACGGCACATTAGATCAATTAGAGAAGTTGGGGTTAAGCGAAGCGAATATGCACAGTGATGTGTTTAGCTATGCGCCGCGTGAGAAGAAGTAATCACTTTTCTAGAATAAATAAAAAAGGCTTCTGATTAGAAGCCTTTTTTCTGCACGTTTTCTAAGCCAGCGCTTTATTAAAGTGCTCGCAAGCACCTTCAAATGATCCTCGCTTTGTTAATAAATAACCCAGCTCAGTATGCACTTCAGGCAAGGCTTTAATCCTGCTAGCGGCTTCTAGATATTCTTGTGCCTTTTCTTCGTTACCCGCTCGGTTTGCAATACGCCCTAAAGCGAGCAATAACATCGGATCATTAGTGCGCTCTTGTAATTGCTGCTCAGCAAACAAAAGCTGTCGATCCTGATCATCACCTTGAATACGGCCGTACAAATCAATCAACTTATCATGCCATACAGAAGGTAATGCTGTGCGCAATACTTGTTCAGCTTTGCCTGGCTGTTTTAACAATAATAATAAATCGACGTAGTAGCTTAATACGTCAACCGATAGACGAACGCTACGAGGCGCGTCATTGTAAATTTCTTTAATTAACTCTGCCTGACCTGCGGTAGCCGAAGAACCGGAAGTATGACTTTTAGCGGCCCGTTGCATCAACTGAATAACTACTTTTTCTTCTAATTCTTTTAACTTGTCTTGAGGAATAAGTTTGGCCAGTTTACGCACGGTCGGTAACAAGTCTTTTAAGCCGACCCAATCTTCTAACTCTCGTAAGACCTTGATATGCATTTTCAATAAATGCTTATGCTTTGGATGCTGTTTACGCAAACGCAAAACAACCGCCAGTGCTTGCTCAGTTTGGCCGCGTGAAATTAACAATTGGATTTGTGTAATTGCCACCGCAAGCTCAGCCCCTTTCGTGCTGTGTGCGGCTTCTTTTAGCCAATGGTCTGATTTATCCATGTCGCCTTTTTCATAAGCAGCACGGGCAGCACCTAAATAGTTAATTAATGGGTTATCACCTAAAGCAGCCGCTTGAGTAAGTTGGCGCTCTGCGGTTCTCCACTGACCTTGAGCTAAGCTCAAGAAGCCACGTGTTGTTTGACGCTGCCCACGTATTGAACGTTTTTGCTTACGCCACTCATTAATGCGCCAATCACTGCCAATTAATAATAAAACAAAGCGAAGTACTAAATAGGCACTGATAAAAAATGCTGCCAGCATAATATTGAAAAACCAAAAACTGGTTTCAAGAGTGTAGTTAGCCCAGCTAAATAATACGTAGCCAGAATCAAGACTCACGAGGTAGCCAAAGAATAATCCAACTAATAAAAATCCGGCGATTAAGATAACGAGTTTTTTCATTTCTTATTCCTCGTTATTGAGCGCTTGTATGAATAGGAAGCGCTGTGATGCGGCGCTGCTGATCCATTAACTGACGCAGTTTGTTAAGTGAGCCGCTAATTTCAGGAAATTCAGGTGATACATTCCAAGCACTGAGCTCTAGCAGTGTTTCTTTTACCGCTTCTGTTTTAACATTTTTCACCATCGAAAATTCTTCTAACCAGTCAAGGGTTCTTGCAATACTTTGCTTATATAAAGCATCTTGCTGACGAACCAAAGCTACCTGCGCTTGTTCTAACATCAAGTGCATATTTTGCTGTAAATAATAATGCTGGTCGGGTGTTAACGGCGCAGGTAAAGCCTTGTCGTTTTGACGAATACGTACAATCTTACCAATACCTGCCAATGCCTTGCTGGAAAATCTATCCCAGGCAGTGGGAATAACTTGAGGAGCCGTCGTTTCTACCACTGCGCTAGCTTGAGGCAGAGTACGAGGCATCCACTCCAGCTCGTTGATTTGATCTTGCACGGCTTGCAAACGCGCAACCGCACCTGTGAGATCTACGGCTGGAACCGCGCGTAATGTTTGTAATTCTTTCGCAAGCTGTTGGCGAACGGAACGAATTAAAGGATTTTGGGTTTCGGCTAAAACGCCGTCTGCAGCGACTAAAATAGCAACGGCACCTTGCCAATCTCTCTCAAGACCTAAACGCTGGTTAGCAAGACGTAATAAGTATTCTGCTTCGGCTAATAACCAATCATTACGATCTGCGCCCGGCAGTTCTGCAATACGCTGTGCGTTTTGCTGTAATTGCTTATTATGAATTGTTGCATTTTTCTCAGTATTAGCAAGCTGAGCCGCCAGTGCGGTATTTTTATCAGTACTTTGTTCTAGTTGGTGCGATAGCGTTAATAGCTGCTGCGAAAGTTCAAATCCTTTCCAGCCGATGCCTCCAATGGCGACCAATGCGATAATCACGAGCAATAATGCAAGGATAGCGAGCGTGGAACTGGGTTTAGCATGCGTGGCAGTCGCGCTTTTCTTAGCGAATTTTTGTTCAACCGGACTTTTTTCAGCCGAGTTTTCTTCTGCAGCGGGTGCTTGTTGCAAGTTATCTGTCACAACTATTTCCTTAATAAATGATACGATTTACTTTTTTATTAAATACTTTCTTCAATCCAACAGTCCACTGCTGCCAACATATCAACATCTTGAGCACTAGCAGCA
Protein-coding sequences here:
- the hemY gene encoding Uncharacterized enzyme of heme biosynthesis, with the protein product MKKLVILIAGFLLVGLFFGYLVSLDSGYVLFSWANYTLETSFWFFNIMLAAFFISAYLVLRFVLLLIGSDWRINEWRKQKRSIRGQRQTTRGFLSLAQGQWRTAERQLTQAAALGDNPLINYLGAARAAYEKGDMDKSDHWLKEAAHSTKGAELAVAITQIQLLISRGQTEQALAVVLRLRKQHPKHKHLLKMHIKVLRELEDWVGLKDLLPTVRKLAKLIPQDKLKELEEKVVIQLMQRAAKSHTSGSSATAGQAELIKEIYNDAPRSVRLSVDVLSYYVDLLLLLKQPGKAEQVLRTALPSVWHDKLIDLYGRIQGDDQDRQLLFAEQQLQERTNDPMLLLALGRIANRAGNEEKAQEYLEAASRIKALPEVHTELGYLLTKRGSFEGACEHFNKALA
- a CDS encoding NAD(P)H-flavin reductase — its product is MATDITSFKVTFQPANISIQVAEGQALQEACFEQGAIIPLSCENGVCQICEAKLLSGTVDQRQGYQVEQKKGEILESPNQVLLCLTYPLSDLEIFMPEIYAPGHSPEQTLACQVSSVEALNASVYRIELLAPAGSKLDYLPGQYLELHLADQQLPYSIANAPDPKQPRRLELQISDHNDVTANIIAELSQAAENRSTVKVTLAKGECFLKELPKQPILLVCAGTGFSQIKCLAEAILAQDPEHEIHLYWSNRSLDEFYLYDTPKHWADEFTNFTFHPVLEAGIDSWQGRAGWIYEIIHEDFNDLKNVQMYACGSPNMVHGTLDQLEKLGLSEANMHSDVFSYAPREKK
- a CDS encoding Uncharacterized enzyme of heme biosynthesis, with amino-acid sequence MTDNLQQAPAAEENSAEKSPVEQKFAKKSATATHAKPSSTLAILALLLVIIALVAIGGIGWKGFELSQQLLTLSHQLEQSTDKNTALAAQLANTEKNATIHNKQLQQNAQRIAELPGADRNDWLLAEAEYLLRLANQRLGLERDWQGAVAILVAADGVLAETQNPLIRSVRQQLAKELQTLRAVPAVDLTGAVARLQAVQDQINELEWMPRTLPQASAVVETTAPQVIPTAWDRFSSKALAGIGKIVRIRQNDKALPAPLTPDQHYYLQQNMHLMLEQAQVALVRQQDALYKQSIARTLDWLEEFSMVKNVKTEAVKETLLELSAWNVSPEFPEISGSLNKLRQLMDQQRRITALPIHTSAQ